CAATGGAGACACATGTTCCACTCATCAGCACCCGGACAAAAGGCCCGTTGGGATTGGTTCACCTTCCGAGGCTATGGTTGAAAATGCGTCTGTCGGCAAAGGGCAAGTTGGCAGATGAATACAGAGCGGGTGAAGGCGGGTTCGATGGCCTGCTGCTCGAAGCTCTGGGAATTGATTCGACCGCTGCTGTCGCTTTCGTAAGTACGTCGCAGCCGAGCTACCTGGAATTCGAGGCTTGGGTAAAGGAAAATGCGAAACCGGAAAGCCTGACGCAGGAGGCGATTGACCAATTCAACGAACGCATCCTCTCGTTCCCCAAGCCAGAGCCTGGCCGAAGCGAAATGCTTGAGATCCTTGGGTTGCCCCAGTCTGACAAAGCGTGGCTCGGCACCGACCTCAACGATCTCGACGACTGGCACGGCTTTCATCTGGCGTTACTCAATGAGGAGTGAAGTGATCAAAGCCATCATCTGGGATATGGGTGGAGTACTGATAAAAGAAAACCTAACAGTGGACGACACTCAAATTCCTCAAATTGGTATGTCAATAGCTGAACTGGCCCAAATGGTATTCTATCACCCTCTAACGCCGAAACTTTTCGTGGGGGAAGAACATCCAGAAAAGTTATGGAAAGTTATTGGAGATGAACTGAATATATCAAATGATGAAGCACAGAAATTAGGTGCGGATTTCTGGGGCGAACCCATCTGGAATTATGATCTGTTAGACTATATTACCTCATTAAAAGGCAAATATAAACTCGGCGTACTCAGCGATGCTTGGATCACGACACGCAAAATTGTACAGGAAGAGATTCATGATGACCGTTTTGACGCGATAATGTTCTCTGCGGAAGAAGGTTTGCGCAAACCTGACCCAAAGATTTTTCAGCGTATGCTATCCCGTTTGGAAGTGACTGCTGAAGAAGCCATTTTTGTGGATGACAGAATTAACAATGTGCAAGGCGCAGAGCAAGTTAGCATACATGGTATTCACTATACGCCAGAAATCGATATCCAAG
This genomic window from Gemmatimonadota bacterium contains:
- a CDS encoding DUF5069 domain-containing protein, whose product is METHVPLISTRTKGPLGLVHLPRLWLKMRLSAKGKLADEYRAGEGGFDGLLLEALGIDSTAAVAFVSTSQPSYLEFEAWVKENAKPESLTQEAIDQFNERILSFPKPEPGRSEMLEILGLPQSDKAWLGTDLNDLDDWHGFHLALLNEE
- a CDS encoding HAD family phosphatase, yielding MIKAIIWDMGGVLIKENLTVDDTQIPQIGMSIAELAQMVFYHPLTPKLFVGEEHPEKLWKVIGDELNISNDEAQKLGADFWGEPIWNYDLLDYITSLKGKYKLGVLSDAWITTRKIVQEEIHDDRFDAIMFSAEEGLRKPDPKIFQRMLSRLEVTAEEAIFVDDRINNVQGAEQVSIHGIHYTPEIDIQERVNQITSNAKTKNPSPK